One genomic window of Cololabis saira isolate AMF1-May2022 chromosome 3, fColSai1.1, whole genome shotgun sequence includes the following:
- the LOC133424070 gene encoding zinc finger protein 383-like, with amino-acid sequence MRRHGDHEDAAVPSDSNCKSKLTRTHTGKKVFSCSTCRKEFSKSRILMDHMKIHTGERPYLCNTCNKTFTRSSSLKRHITMHTGEKPYICKTCGKSYRLRSHLVDHSRIHTGEKPYICKTCGKSYRLRSHLVDHSRTHTGEKPYLCNTCGKTFTQSSNLKSHITMHTGEKPYICKTCGKSYRLRSQLVIHSRIHTGERPYLCNTCGKTFTQSSALKSHITTHTGEKRYLCKTCNKGW; translated from the coding sequence atgagacgacacggtgaccacgaagatgctgctgtcccgtcagacagcaactgtaaatcaaagctgaccaggacccacacggggaagaaggtattttcttgcagcacttgcaggaaagagttcagtaaaagtcgtattttaatggatcacatgaagatccacactggcgaaaggccgtacctgtgcaacacctgcaacaaaacctttactagatcatcatctcttaaacgccacataaccatgcacacgggcgagaagccctacatctgcaaaacatgtggaaaaagttacaggctacgttcccaCCTGGTGgatcactcgaggatccacacgggcgagaagccctacatctgcaaaacatgtggaaaaagttacaggctacgttcccaCCTGGTAgatcactcgaggacccacaccggtgaaaagccgtacctgtgcaacacctgtggaaaaacctttactcaatcatcaaatcttaaaagccacataaccatgcacacgggcgagaagccctatatctgcaaaacatgtggaaaaagttacaggctacgttcccagctagtgattcactcgaggatccacaccggtgaaaggccgtacctgtgcaacacctgtggaaaaacctttactcaatcatcagctcttaaaagccacataaccacacacacgggcgagaagagatatttgtgcaagacgtgcaacaaagg